One genomic region from Rhizomicrobium palustre encodes:
- a CDS encoding MlaA family lipoprotein: protein MMRQQLLGMVAMAVLVAGCAQTSDPASLAQNDPYEPTNRAITRLNTKIDNNFAKPVAKAYNYVVPQPARTGVHNFLTNLDKPVVFANDVLQGEGSRAGQTMFRFVVNTTLGIGGLVDAASMIGIPDHDEDFGQTLGVYGVGEGPYLVLPFMGPNPPRDLAGRVADTFMDPTTYIRFHGSDTWYAVRSGVSILDFRARNIDTLDQIERTSIDVYATTRSLYRQYRNSEIRNGMPDTSDGDTPDF from the coding sequence ATGATGCGACAGCAGCTTTTGGGTATGGTGGCGATGGCCGTTTTGGTCGCGGGTTGCGCGCAGACGAGCGACCCAGCTTCGCTTGCCCAGAATGACCCCTATGAGCCGACCAACCGCGCCATCACCCGGCTCAATACCAAGATCGACAACAATTTCGCCAAGCCGGTGGCCAAGGCGTACAATTACGTCGTGCCCCAGCCAGCCCGTACCGGCGTGCACAATTTCCTGACCAACCTCGATAAGCCCGTGGTTTTCGCCAATGACGTTCTGCAAGGCGAAGGCTCACGTGCGGGTCAGACCATGTTCCGCTTCGTGGTCAACACCACGCTGGGCATCGGCGGTCTTGTCGATGCGGCGAGCATGATCGGCATTCCCGACCACGATGAGGATTTCGGCCAGACTCTCGGCGTCTATGGCGTCGGCGAAGGCCCCTATCTGGTGCTGCCCTTCATGGGCCCGAATCCGCCGCGTGATCTCGCCGGCCGCGTAGCCGACACCTTCATGGATCCGACCACCTATATCCGCTTCCATGGCTCCGACACCTGGTATGCGGTGCGCTCCGGCGTTTCGATCCTGGATTTCCGTGCCCGCAATATCGATACGCTGGATCAGATCGAACGTACCTCGATCGACGTCTATGCCACAACGCGCAGCCTCTATCGCCAGTATCGCAATTCAGAAATTCGCAACGGCATGCCCGATACTTCGGACGGCGACACGCCGGATTTCTAA